Part of the Candidatus Dormiibacterota bacterium genome is shown below.
TCGCCTCGTAGGCGTCGTCCTGATTGAGGTGCGAGTAGGTCCGGGTGATCATCGTCAGGTCGGCGTGCCCGAGCGTCTGCTGAAGGATCAGCGGGTTCATCCCCTTCCGCAGCATGTGCGTGGCGAAGGAGTGGCGGAACAGGTGCGGGTGGACCCGCTTGTCGAGCTTCGTCGTCTCGGCGAGGATGCGGATCATCTGCCCCAGCCCCGACGGCGTCAGCGGCCGGTACTCGCAGCTGTTCGGCTGCCGGCGCAGCGCGATGAAGATGCGGTTGGTGTTCGCGTCCTTCCGGGTCTTGTCGGCGAAGCGGCGAAGACGACGCGCGAGCGCTGGCGCCAGGGGCACCAGCCGCTCCTTGTCGCCCTTCCCGCGGATCTTCAGAAAGACGTGCCGGCCGTCGCCCTCGAGGATGTCCGCGGACCGGAGCCCGAGGAGCTCGCTGAGACGGATGCCGGTGTCGGCCAGGAGGCGGACGATGAGCTTGTCGCGCTCGTTGTCGGCGGCGTCCTCCATCGCCTGGATCTCCGCCCGGGTGAGCACGTCGATGACCGGCCGGCTCAGCTTGGGCAGCGGAGCCTTGGCATCGACCTTCTCCCCCTCCTTCCGGACCCACGCGAGGAAGCTGTTGATCGCCCGCATGTAGGCGTGCACCGACGCCTTGGCGAGCGGCTTCGGCCGCAGCGCGAAGGGATGCCCGGTCTCGAGCAGGGTGCCCGAGAGGCGGTTCAGGTGCCGGTCGGTGAGCTGCGACGGCTGCTCGACTCCCTCCGCGGCGCAGAAGGGCAGCAGGAGCGTGCGGAGCGGATAGCCGTAGGCGTCGCGGGTCGTCCGGATCGAGTGCCCCATGCCCCGGTGGTAGTCGAGGTAGTCCTCGACCAGGCGCTCCATCGCGGTCGCCGGCGGGGGGTCGATGACGGTCAGCTTGGGCATCGGATCAGGGGCCTCCGAACTCGGAGCCTTATAGAGGAATCCCAGACTAAACCTCTGCATAGTAGCACCTGCTTCCTGCATGTACACCCCCATCTCAGGGCATGCGAAAGCCCCGTTCAAGGGGAAGCAGGTTCTGCTCCTCAACTCGAAAGGAGGAGGTGGAGCGGGAGACGAGACTCGAACTCGCGACAACCTGCTTGGGAAGCAGGGACTCTACCAACTGAGCTACTCCCGCTCGGCGGCCGCCATTCTACGACGGCGGGCGGCGGAGTTGAAGCGGGGGCCCGAACCCCGGTTCGGCGGGCCTCACCTCGGGGCCGATCGGCGGTGGTACCGTGCCTCCCAATGGTCACCGCCTTCCTGATGATCGTCTGCGAGCCGCAGGGCATCCACGCGCTGGGCCAGGCACTGGCCGACACCGAGGGAGTGGAGCAGGTCTACACCACGACCGGGACGACCGACTTCATCGCCACGGTGCGGGTGCCCGACCTCGACGCCCTGGCGACACTGGTCACCCAGAAGGTGGCGACCCTCCCCGGGGTGGTGCGCACCGATACCCACCTCGCGATGCGCTCCTACGGGAAGAACGAGATCCAGGCGGCCTTCGACATCGGGCTTGACTGAGGGCGACGGCGGCCGGATCCCGGTCCCTGCGCTGGAGACCCGCGGCGTCGAGCGGAGCCTTCCCCTGGGTGGCGAGACGGTCGAGATCCTCCGCGGCATCGACCTCCGCATCATGCGGGGCGAGCTCGCCGCGCTGGTGGGTCCGAGCGGCAGCGGGAAGAGCACCCTGCTCGGGGTCATCGCCGGCCTCGACCGGCCCAGCGCGGGGCGGGTGCTGGTCGACGGCATCGACATCACCGACATGCCCGAGAGCCGGCTGGCGATGGTCCGCAACGCCAAGATCGGCATGGTGTTCCAGGCCTTCAACCTCATCCCGACGCTGACCGCCCAGGAGAACGTCGAGGTGCCGCTCTTCGTCGGCGACCACCCCGGCTCGCCCTCGGCGCGGGCGCGGGAGATGCTGGCGCTGGTCGGGCTCGAGCACCGCACCCGGCACCGGCCCTCGCAGCTGAGCGGCGGCGAGCAGCAGCGGGTCGCGATCGCGAGAGCACTGGCGACGCGGCCGGCGATCGTGATCGCCGACGAGCCCACCGGCAACCTCGACGCCGCCACCGGCGAGCGCATCCTGCAGCTGATCGCCGAGATCCGCGGGCAGCTGGGCACCACCTTCCTGATCGGGACCCACGACCCGGTGATCGCGCGCCGCGCCGAGCGGGTGATCACCATCGTCGACGGGCGGCTCATCGCGGAGACCACGGTGGGCCGGTGAGCGGCCGGCTGCGCCTCTGGACCCGCTACTCGCTGCGGGCGGTGCGCCGCGGCGGCCAGCGCTCGCTGCTGGCGATCTTCTGCATCACCGTCGGGGTGATGGCGGTGGTGGCACTGCGCCTCGCCGGCGACATGGTGTCGCTCTCGCTGACCAGCAACCTTCGGAGCATCATCGGCGCCGACGTCACCGTGCAGTCGAACGCCATCCCCCTCTCCCCCGCCGACCTCGCCCGCTTCGACGAGCTGCGCCGCGACAGGCTCATCGACGACTACAGCGCCATCGGCGTCGAGCGCGGCTCGGTGCGGCGTGGCGGTGGGCACATCGCGCGGGTGAACGTGGACGTGGTCGACCCGAAGCACTATCCGCTGGTCGGCGGCGGTGAGCTGGCCGCGCCGGCACGGGGCAGCTTCGCCACCCTGCTCGCCGCACCGGGTACGGTCATCCTCACCCAGTTCATCGCCGACCAGGCCGGGGTGCGGCTCGGCGACACCGCCCACCTCACCCTGGTGCGCGGCGGCGGCGCCGACCTTCGCGTCGCCGGGCTGCTGCGCAACAGCATTCTGGAGAGCACCGCCGCCTACATCGCCCCGCCCACCTACGCCGCGGTCTCGGGCCGCCCGCTCGGCTACGGCACGGTGCAGGCCACCGCCCCGGACCCGGCGAGCGCGCAGCGGGCCGCCGACCGTCTGCGCACCGCCTTTCCCACCGCGAGCGTCCAGACCGTGCAGGACGCGCTCGACGAGAACATCACCATCTCGCGCGAGATCAGCCGCACCCTGCAGATCATCGGCCTGCTCGCCCTGCTGATGGGCGGGATCGGGATCGTGAACACCATGCAGGTGTCGCTGCAGCGGCGGCGCACCGAGATCGCGATGCTCAAGACCGCCGGCTACCGGCGCCGCGACCTCTACGCGCTGTTCGGCCTCGAGGCGGCGATCCTGGGGCTGGCCGGGGGGATCGCCGGCACCGCGGTCGGCGTGGGCGTCAGCGCGGTGGTGCGGGTGCTGGTGGAGCGCGTCTTCCTCATCTCGATCGCCTTCCACGTCGGCGCCGCGACCCTGGTCACCGGCGTGGTCGTCGGGCTCGCGACCGCGCTGATCTTCGGGCTGCTGCCCATCGTCCGGGCCGCGGCGATCCGGCCGCAGGCGGTGCTGCGCGACCTCCCCGGCGGGGTCACCGCGGGGTCGGCCGCGCAGACCGCGGGCCTCTATGCGCTGCTGGTGGTGCTCTTCGCCGCGCTCAGCGCCGGCCTGCTCGGCAGCGTCGCCTACGCGCTGGCCACCGTGGCCGGCACCGTCGCCGCGCTCGCCGCGCTCGGTGGCGTCTTCTGGGTGATGGTCTGGCTGGTGGGGCGGATCCCGATCCCCGAGCGCCTTCCCCTCCCCCGCCGGCTCACCACCGCGCTGCGGCTCGCCCTCCGTGCGATCGGTCGCAGCCGGGGGCGCACCGCCACCACCCTGGTGGCGCTGTTCACCGGGGTCTTCGGCATCGGCCTGGTGCTGGTGCTCGGACAGAACATCAGCGCCAAGGTCGATGAGAGCATCAGCCGTCTCAGCACCTACAACCTCTTCGCCATCGCCGCCCCCCACGACGCCGCCGCCGTGACCGCCGTGACCGCGTCGCTCCCCGGCGTCCAGCAGCGCCGGGTCACCGCCGACGTCGCCGCGGTGCCGACCGCGCTCAACGGCACGCCGCTCCGTGACGCGGTCGCCGGCGCCGGCGGCGCCACCGGTCGCGGCCGCCGGTTCCGCATCGGGCAGCTCAGCGGGGTGGAGGGATACGACCTCGCCGGCGGGCAGCTGCCCGAGGTGGCGATCGCCGCCGGCCGCACCCTCAGCGCCGCCGACGCGGGGACGATGAACGTCCTCGCGCGCTTCGACGTCGCCTTCCCGCCGCTGCTGCTCGGGCCCGGTGACACCGTCATCCTCCAGCAGGAGGCGACCGGTCGCAGCGTCACCCTGCGCCTCGTCGGCCTGTACACGCCGATCAGCCACGGGGTGGGCCCGCGCCTGCCCACCTTCCTCGAGCCGGTGCTCGGCGACCGCGGCGTGCCCACCGCGCTCGGACCCGACGAGGTGCAGACCGCGGTGGCGCTGCGCGTCGACCCCGGCCACACCGCCACGGCGCTGCGCCGCATCGAGGACGCCGCCCCCGGCGCCACCGTCTACGACGTCGCCGACCTCGGCGCGCTGGTGAAGCAGGTGCTCGGCAACCTCACCGTGCTGATGCTTGCGCTGGCGTCGCTGGCGCTCTTCGCCGGGGTGGTGATCATCGCCAACACGGTCGCGCTGGCGATGCTCGAGCGCCGCCGCGAGATGGGCATCCTCAAGGCGGTGGGCCACTCCAGCCGCTCGGTGCTCTCGATGGTGCTGGTCGAGAACGCGGTGGTCGCGGTCATCGGCGCGGGGACCGGGATGGTGGTCGTGACCATCGCCACCGGGCAGATCGGCGCCCACGTGCTCGAGACCGACCTCGTTGTGGGCCGGGGCGTGGCGGTGTCGGTGGTCGCCGGCGTGGTCGCGGTCGTCGTGGTGGTGGCCGGCCTGGTCGCCTGGGGACCCACCCGGGTGCGCCCGCTGGAGGTGCTGCGCTACGAGTGACCGCCGCCGCGATGGGCGGCGGCGACGTGGGCGCGCAGCGGGTCGACGCCGATGTCGCCGCGGGGGTCGCGCACCACGGTGTGCACGTGGTTGGCACCGTCCTGGGTGCAGTCGTACTCGACGAGGAGACGCTCGCCGGCGAGCCGGTAGTAGTGGGGCATGCCCGGCTCCCCGCCTCCCGCCCATGCGAACCGCAGCCCGGGGTCGTCCTCGACACCGGCGAAGAGCGCTCCGAGCGCGGGGTCGAGCCGGGCGACGTAGAGCCGCACCAGCCGGCCCAGCAGCTGCCGGGGCTCGCCCTCGAGCTCGCCGGCGAGGACGCCCGCGACCGGCAGCCCGCCGGCGTCGACGGCGGTGCCGGAGAGGATGTCCTCGGGAGCCAGCGCGTCCACCACCGCGCGGCCCCGCGCGGCGGGACCGAGGCTGGCGAGCAGCTCGCGGCCGAGGTCCTCCTCGACCCCGAGCGGGCGGAGCGTGCCGCCCCCCTCGAAGCCGACCCGCGCCGGGTTGGCGCCGAGGAAGAGCGGGGTCGCGGTCACCGGCGTGTCGCCCCGCAGCGTCACCGACACGCTGAGGTGATGCCCCTCGAAGCGCCACCCCCACCGTGCCTCCGGCGACGGCTGGTCGAAGACGACGACGTGGTACCTGCCCGGATCACGACGCCCGTCGTCGCGACGCTCGACCGCCTCGAGCACGGTCTCCCACGCGGTGACCGTGGCCGCCTGGGCGAGCCCGGCAAGGCTCAGCGCGGTGCGGAGGAGGCGGTGGGCGAGCAGCCGCTGGTCACCGTCCATGGCGCGCAGCGGCAGGCCGAAGCGCTCGCGCGGAAGGTAGGTCCACCGCATCCGTCGCGGGTCGTCGAAGGGGATGAGCGCACGAACCCGACCGGGCGCGTCGAGCGCATCGAGCAATGCGGACGCCGCCGCAACCATCCCCACGCCGCCGGAGGCCATGACCCCACGCTAGCACCGGCGGCCGGCACCCCGGGGTCGGCTACCGTGGAGGGTGTCCCCGCCGAACCCCGCTCACCCCAGGAGGCCAGCGATGCCGGCCGACGCCCCCTTCCCCGCCGTCTCGCCGGAGCGCATCCTGATGCACTCGCTCCCGGCCCTGACCGGGGCCTACGTGCTCGCAACCGCCGCCCACTGGTCGCTCTTCACCCACCTCGAGAACGGCGCCGGCACCGTCGCCGCCCTCGCCGACCGCGCCGGCATCTCCGAGCGCGGCGCGCAGGCGCTGCTCGACGGCGTGACCGGCATGGGCCTCGTCGAGTCGACCGAGGGCGGCTACCGCAACTCGCCGGAGGCGAGCGCCTTCCTGGTCGAGGGCCGCCCCGCCTACATGGGTGGGTTCGCGCAGACGATCCTGTATCCGCAGTTCGCCTTCGCGCAGCTGCCGGAGGCGGTGCGCAGCGGATCGCCGGTGGCCACCGACGACCTCACCACCGAGGACCTCCCGATGTGGCGCGAGCTGGTGATGGCCATCGTCCCCCTGGCGATGCCGCTGGCCCA
Proteins encoded:
- a CDS encoding tyrosine-type recombinase/integrase, with the translated sequence MPKLTVIDPPPATAMERLVEDYLDYHRGMGHSIRTTRDAYGYPLRTLLLPFCAAEGVEQPSQLTDRHLNRLSGTLLETGHPFALRPKPLAKASVHAYMRAINSFLAWVRKEGEKVDAKAPLPKLSRPVIDVLTRAEIQAMEDAADNERDKLIVRLLADTGIRLSELLGLRSADILEGDGRHVFLKIRGKGDKERLVPLAPALARRLRRFADKTRKDANTNRIFIALRRQPNSCEYRPLTPSGLGQMIRILAETTKLDKRVHPHLFRHSFATHMLRKGMNPLILQQTLGHADLTMITRTYSHLNQDDAYEA
- a CDS encoding Lrp/AsnC ligand binding domain-containing protein; protein product: MVTAFLMIVCEPQGIHALGQALADTEGVEQVYTTTGTTDFIATVRVPDLDALATLVTQKVATLPGVVRTDTHLAMRSYGKNEIQAAFDIGLD
- a CDS encoding ABC transporter ATP-binding protein, whose protein sequence is MTEGDGGRIPVPALETRGVERSLPLGGETVEILRGIDLRIMRGELAALVGPSGSGKSTLLGVIAGLDRPSAGRVLVDGIDITDMPESRLAMVRNAKIGMVFQAFNLIPTLTAQENVEVPLFVGDHPGSPSARAREMLALVGLEHRTRHRPSQLSGGEQQRVAIARALATRPAIVIADEPTGNLDAATGERILQLIAEIRGQLGTTFLIGTHDPVIARRAERVITIVDGRLIAETTVGR
- a CDS encoding FtsX-like permease family protein, which encodes MSGRLRLWTRYSLRAVRRGGQRSLLAIFCITVGVMAVVALRLAGDMVSLSLTSNLRSIIGADVTVQSNAIPLSPADLARFDELRRDRLIDDYSAIGVERGSVRRGGGHIARVNVDVVDPKHYPLVGGGELAAPARGSFATLLAAPGTVILTQFIADQAGVRLGDTAHLTLVRGGGADLRVAGLLRNSILESTAAYIAPPTYAAVSGRPLGYGTVQATAPDPASAQRAADRLRTAFPTASVQTVQDALDENITISREISRTLQIIGLLALLMGGIGIVNTMQVSLQRRRTEIAMLKTAGYRRRDLYALFGLEAAILGLAGGIAGTAVGVGVSAVVRVLVERVFLISIAFHVGAATLVTGVVVGLATALIFGLLPIVRAAAIRPQAVLRDLPGGVTAGSAAQTAGLYALLVVLFAALSAGLLGSVAYALATVAGTVAALAALGGVFWVMVWLVGRIPIPERLPLPRRLTTALRLALRAIGRSRGRTATTLVALFTGVFGIGLVLVLGQNISAKVDESISRLSTYNLFAIAAPHDAAAVTAVTASLPGVQQRRVTADVAAVPTALNGTPLRDAVAGAGGATGRGRRFRIGQLSGVEGYDLAGGQLPEVAIAAGRTLSAADAGTMNVLARFDVAFPPLLLGPGDTVILQQEATGRSVTLRLVGLYTPISHGVGPRLPTFLEPVLGDRGVPTALGPDEVQTAVALRVDPGHTATALRRIEDAAPGATVYDVADLGALVKQVLGNLTVLMLALASLALFAGVVIIANTVALAMLERRREMGILKAVGHSSRSVLSMVLVENAVVAVIGAGTGMVVVTIATGQIGAHVLETDLVVGRGVAVSVVAGVVAVVVVVAGLVAWGPTRVRPLEVLRYE
- a CDS encoding DUF3500 domain-containing protein gives rise to the protein MASGGVGMVAAASALLDALDAPGRVRALIPFDDPRRMRWTYLPRERFGLPLRAMDGDQRLLAHRLLRTALSLAGLAQAATVTAWETVLEAVERRDDGRRDPGRYHVVVFDQPSPEARWGWRFEGHHLSVSVTLRGDTPVTATPLFLGANPARVGFEGGGTLRPLGVEEDLGRELLASLGPAARGRAVVDALAPEDILSGTAVDAGGLPVAGVLAGELEGEPRQLLGRLVRLYVARLDPALGALFAGVEDDPGLRFAWAGGGEPGMPHYYRLAGERLLVEYDCTQDGANHVHTVVRDPRGDIGVDPLRAHVAAAHRGGGHS